A region from the Pseudomonas sp. P8_229 genome encodes:
- a CDS encoding methionine ABC transporter permease produces the protein MNRTINWDEILQLVFNATGETLYMVLLAGLFTLLIGLPLGVLLFVSRRDGLWPMPRLNAALGSLVNLGRSLPFVVMLIALIPLTRLLVGTTLGSTAAVVPITIGAFPFFARIVENALDEVDQGRIEAILAMGGDICHVIFKVLLPEALPALLAGITLTLVMLIGFSSMAGVIGGGGLGDLAIRYGYQRFNNEVMVATVVVLVILVQGVQSLGDRLVRSLAHRR, from the coding sequence ATGAACCGCACAATCAACTGGGATGAAATTCTGCAACTGGTGTTCAACGCCACCGGTGAAACCTTGTACATGGTGCTGCTCGCCGGGCTGTTCACGTTGCTGATCGGTTTGCCGCTGGGGGTGTTGCTGTTTGTCAGCCGGCGCGACGGACTGTGGCCGATGCCGCGGCTGAATGCGGCGCTGGGTTCGCTGGTCAATCTGGGGCGCTCGTTGCCATTCGTGGTGATGCTGATCGCGCTGATTCCGCTGACCCGTCTGCTGGTCGGTACGACGCTGGGCAGCACGGCGGCGGTGGTGCCGATCACCATAGGCGCGTTTCCGTTTTTTGCGCGGATCGTCGAGAACGCGCTGGACGAAGTCGACCAGGGCCGGATCGAAGCGATCCTCGCCATGGGCGGCGACATCTGTCATGTGATTTTCAAGGTGCTGTTGCCCGAAGCGCTGCCGGCGCTGCTGGCGGGGATCACCCTGACGCTGGTGATGCTGATCGGTTTTTCTTCCATGGCCGGGGTGATTGGCGGTGGCGGGCTGGGCGATCTGGCGATCCGTTACGGCTATCAGCGTTTCAACAATGAAGTGATGGTCGCCACCGTGGTGGTGCTGGTCATTCTCGTGCAGGGCGTGCAAAGCCTCGGTGACCGGCTGGTGCGGTCGCTGGCCCATCGACGTTAA
- a CDS encoding methionine ABC transporter ATP-binding protein produces MIVVEQVSKTYSAAATPALDQVSLSIPDGAVYGILGRSGAGKSTLLRCLNLLERPDSGRILIDGVDLLTLSPSELRRQRQRIGMIFQGFNLLHSRTVFDNIAVPLEIANVGKPWRHVRVRELLELVGLSDKAQAFPSQLSGGQKQRVGIARALAAEPAYLLSDEATSALDPETTASILELLRDINRQLGLTIVLITHELDVVKSICDHAASMADGRLVEAGPVPRLLADPQSLLGASLRPTCGLPLGHAAPGLSFLKQYGVRAAQS; encoded by the coding sequence ATGATCGTCGTCGAGCAGGTGAGCAAAACCTATTCGGCGGCCGCCACGCCGGCACTCGATCAGGTGTCGCTGAGCATTCCCGACGGCGCGGTCTACGGCATTCTCGGGCGTAGCGGTGCGGGCAAATCGACCCTGCTGCGTTGCCTCAACCTGCTCGAACGCCCGGACAGCGGGCGGATCCTGATCGACGGCGTGGACCTGCTGACGCTGTCGCCCAGCGAGCTGCGCCGCCAGCGTCAGCGCATCGGCATGATTTTCCAGGGCTTCAACCTGCTGCACTCGCGCACCGTGTTCGACAACATCGCCGTGCCGCTGGAGATCGCCAACGTTGGCAAACCGTGGCGTCATGTGCGGGTGCGCGAGCTGCTGGAACTGGTCGGTTTGAGTGACAAGGCGCAGGCCTTTCCCTCGCAGTTGTCCGGTGGTCAGAAACAACGGGTGGGGATTGCCCGCGCCCTGGCAGCAGAGCCGGCGTATCTGCTGTCGGACGAAGCCACCAGTGCGCTGGACCCGGAAACCACCGCGTCGATTCTCGAACTGTTGCGCGACATCAACCGGCAACTGGGCCTGACCATCGTGTTGATCACCCATGAGCTGGACGTGGTCAAGTCGATCTGTGATCACGCTGCTTCCATGGCCGACGGGCGACTGGTCGAGGCCGGGCCGGTGCCGCGCTTGCTGGCGGATCCGCAGTCGCTGTTGGGCGCCTCGCTGCGTCCGACCTGTGGTCTGCCACTGGGGCACGCCGCGCCGGGGCTGAGTTTCCTCAAGCAATACGGCGTGCGGGCGGCGCAGTCATGA
- a CDS encoding MetQ/NlpA family ABC transporter substrate-binding protein, protein MLKKAGLTLAVLGALVTSFGAQALEPLRVAADPVPHAQILAYIQKIDPQLNLKVIEIPNGVNSNELLVHGDVDANYFQHLPYLKSQEQALGQQLAVAATVHIEPLGIYSRRHKNFAEVPEKGTVAVPNNVTNLSRALYLLQDNGLIKLKPGFKDPAADQATPKDIAENPKQLKILEIESPQIPRALDDVDLAVINGNYALEAGLVPARDALGLEKAEHNPYANILVTTPKLLNDPRIAQLAKDLTSPQVAKYITDNFNGSVIPVVDAKP, encoded by the coding sequence ATGTTGAAAAAAGCAGGTTTGACCCTGGCCGTGCTCGGCGCGCTGGTGACTTCGTTTGGCGCTCAGGCGCTGGAGCCGTTGCGGGTGGCCGCTGATCCGGTGCCCCACGCGCAGATCCTCGCCTACATTCAGAAAATCGATCCGCAGCTCAACCTCAAGGTCATCGAAATCCCCAACGGCGTGAACTCCAACGAGCTGTTGGTGCACGGTGATGTCGATGCCAATTACTTCCAGCATCTGCCGTACCTGAAATCCCAGGAGCAGGCGCTGGGGCAGCAACTGGCGGTGGCGGCCACGGTGCATATCGAGCCGCTGGGAATTTATTCGCGCCGGCACAAAAACTTCGCCGAGGTGCCAGAAAAAGGCACTGTGGCTGTACCCAACAACGTCACCAACCTGAGCCGTGCACTGTACCTGTTGCAGGACAACGGCCTGATCAAACTCAAGCCCGGTTTCAAGGATCCGGCGGCCGATCAGGCGACGCCCAAGGATATCGCCGAGAACCCGAAACAGCTGAAGATTCTTGAAATCGAATCGCCGCAGATTCCCCGGGCGCTGGACGATGTCGACCTCGCCGTGATCAACGGCAACTACGCGCTGGAAGCCGGGTTGGTGCCGGCCAGGGATGCGCTGGGGCTGGAGAAGGCCGAGCACAATCCGTATGCCAACATTCTGGTGACCACGCCGAAGTTGCTGAACGATCCGCGGATCGCGCAACTGGCCAAGGATCTGACTTCGCCGCAAGTGGCGAAATACATCACCGATAATTTCAATGGCTCGGTGATTCCAGTGGTGGATGCCAAGCCATGA
- a CDS encoding isopenicillin N synthase family oxygenase: MPHAPVINTLPTLDLSLLDGSAQQRRQFLEDLRHAARDVGFFYLTGHGIDSDLLAQVQDQARQFFALPDSDKTAVGMINSPHFRGYNRAASEITRGQPDLREQFDLGAEREALPLLAGSPFWARLQGPNQWPQALPQLKPLLLDWQQAMTQMSLRLLRAFAEALSLPADAFDRLYGDKPNEHIKLMRYPGQARAASHQGVGAHKDSGFLSFLLQDQQAGLQVEVEEGRWIDALPRDNTLVVNIGELLELATNGYLRATVHRVVSPPEGSERLSIAFFLGAQLDAVVPLYPLPTALLREARGPASDPLNPLFRDVGWNYLKGRLRSHPDVARRFYADALIPGAPLRKTTNA; this comes from the coding sequence ATGCCGCACGCACCAGTCATCAACACGCTGCCTACTCTTGATCTTTCGCTGCTCGACGGCTCGGCGCAGCAGCGCCGGCAATTTCTCGAAGACCTGCGCCATGCTGCTCGGGATGTCGGTTTCTTTTACCTGACCGGGCATGGCATCGACAGTGACTTGCTGGCGCAGGTCCAGGATCAGGCGCGGCAGTTTTTTGCCTTGCCGGACAGCGATAAAACTGCCGTCGGCATGATCAATTCGCCGCACTTTCGCGGTTACAACCGCGCAGCTTCCGAGATCACTCGTGGTCAGCCTGACCTGCGCGAGCAGTTCGATCTCGGTGCCGAGCGCGAGGCGTTGCCGTTGTTGGCGGGCAGTCCTTTTTGGGCGCGGTTGCAGGGGCCCAACCAATGGCCGCAGGCCCTGCCGCAACTCAAGCCGTTGCTGCTCGACTGGCAGCAGGCGATGACGCAGATGTCGCTGCGCCTGTTGCGGGCGTTTGCCGAGGCGTTGTCGCTGCCAGCCGATGCCTTTGACCGGTTGTACGGCGACAAGCCCAACGAACATATCAAGCTGATGCGCTATCCGGGGCAGGCGCGCGCGGCCAGTCATCAGGGCGTTGGCGCGCACAAGGATTCGGGTTTCCTGAGTTTTCTACTGCAAGACCAGCAGGCAGGGCTGCAAGTGGAAGTCGAGGAGGGGCGCTGGATCGATGCGTTGCCCCGCGATAACACACTGGTGGTGAACATCGGCGAGCTGCTGGAGCTGGCCACCAACGGCTATCTGCGCGCCACCGTGCATCGTGTGGTGTCGCCGCCCGAAGGCAGCGAACGCCTGTCCATCGCGTTTTTCCTCGGCGCACAACTCGACGCCGTGGTGCCGCTGTACCCGTTGCCCACCGCGCTGCTACGTGAAGCGCGTGGCCCAGCGAGTGATCCGCTCAATCCGTTGTTTCGCGATGTCGGCTGGAACTACCTCAAGGGTCGGTTGCGCTCGCATCCTGATGTCGCTCGACGCTTTTATGCCGATGCACTGATTCCCGGAGCACCGTTGCGCAAGACCACCAACGCCTGA
- the ycaC gene encoding isochorismate family cysteine hydrolase YcaC, whose product MSTATYNRLNKDDAVVLLVDHQTGLISLVQDFSPNEFKNNVLALADLAKFFNLPTILTTSFEQGPNGPLVPELKEMFPDAPYIARPGQINAWDNEDFVKAIKATGRKQIIIAGVVTDVCVAFPTLSALAEGFDVFVVTDASGTFNTTVQQAAWSRMTQAGAQMMNWFSVACELHRDWRNDIEGLGNLLSQRIPNYRNLMNSYSAITAAQK is encoded by the coding sequence ATGAGCACTGCAACCTACAACCGCCTGAACAAAGACGACGCCGTAGTCCTGCTGGTCGACCACCAGACCGGCCTGATTTCGCTGGTTCAGGACTTCTCGCCGAACGAGTTCAAGAACAACGTACTGGCGCTGGCCGACCTGGCAAAATTCTTCAACTTGCCGACCATCCTCACCACCAGTTTCGAGCAAGGCCCGAACGGCCCGCTGGTTCCGGAACTCAAGGAAATGTTCCCGGACGCGCCCTACATCGCCCGCCCAGGCCAGATCAACGCCTGGGACAACGAAGACTTCGTCAAGGCGATCAAGGCCACCGGCCGCAAGCAGATCATCATTGCCGGCGTCGTGACCGACGTCTGCGTAGCGTTCCCGACCCTGTCGGCACTGGCGGAAGGCTTCGATGTATTCGTCGTCACCGACGCCTCCGGCACCTTCAACACCACCGTCCAGCAAGCCGCCTGGAGCCGCATGACCCAGGCCGGCGCACAAATGATGAACTGGTTCTCGGTCGCCTGCGAGCTGCACCGCGACTGGCGCAACGACATCGAAGGGCTGGGCAATCTGCTGTCGCAGCGGATTCCGAACTATCGCAACCTGATGAACAGTTACTCGGCGATTACCGCAGCGCAGAAGTAA
- a CDS encoding helix-turn-helix transcriptional regulator → MNSHLFPHIGKVIASTGSRHFPRMLHDLIQTQLAVDAMHIRQMRIEPVGRAANRSQPDLGKDPAQLAETVFSEHSAVRSAEPVEAQPASTDASQLHLTRRKDGYRYVISVYRHDQSQRFSAQERSLLQDISPVLLPMVEKHIHALQPVRASAEDQSPNADGTQPGLENLRQRFGERLQQLGLSLSNRETEVCIGLLAGRTAPELAEQLQLKVNTVESYLKRAAIKLGISGRHSLMRWMYSPEDASDATTAA, encoded by the coding sequence ATGAACTCACACCTGTTCCCCCACATCGGTAAAGTCATCGCCAGCACCGGCAGCCGGCACTTTCCGCGGATGCTGCATGACCTGATCCAGACTCAACTGGCGGTGGACGCCATGCACATCCGCCAGATGCGCATTGAGCCGGTGGGCCGCGCCGCGAACCGCAGCCAGCCGGACCTCGGAAAAGACCCGGCCCAGCTGGCCGAAACGGTGTTCTCCGAGCACAGTGCCGTGCGCAGCGCCGAGCCGGTCGAAGCACAACCGGCGAGTACCGACGCCTCGCAACTGCACCTGACCCGGCGTAAGGACGGCTACCGCTATGTGATCTCGGTGTATCGCCACGATCAGTCGCAACGCTTCTCGGCTCAGGAACGAAGTTTGTTGCAGGATATTTCTCCGGTACTGCTGCCGATGGTGGAAAAACACATTCATGCCCTGCAACCGGTGCGGGCCAGCGCGGAAGATCAGTCGCCCAACGCCGACGGCACGCAACCGGGCCTGGAAAACCTGCGTCAGCGTTTCGGCGAACGTCTGCAGCAACTCGGTCTGAGCCTGTCCAATCGCGAAACCGAGGTGTGCATCGGCCTGCTCGCCGGGCGCACCGCGCCGGAGCTGGCCGAGCAGTTGCAGTTGAAGGTCAACACGGTAGAAAGCTACCTCAAGCGCGCCGCGATCAAGCTGGGCATCAGCGGCCGGCATTCGTTGATGCGCTGGATGTATTCGCCGGAGGACGCCAGCGACGCCACCACGGCGGCCTGA
- a CDS encoding MacB family efflux pump subunit — translation MTQPLLQLTGITRSFTAGDREFLALKNINLTIEAGEMVAIIGASGSGKSTLMNILGCLDYATAGSYKINGQETRDLDDQALAELRRDYFGFIFQRYHLLPHLSAMHNVEMPAIYAGTPAPQRHARARELLARLGLEGHLTHRPSQLSGGQQQRVSIARALMNGGEVILADEPTGALDTASGKEVMRILLELHAAGHTVILVTHDPKVAANAERIIEVSDGEILSDHLNVRDCGQLSSEEDVAPKPPATRRLVASLGLFKEAFNMAWVALVSHRMRTLLTMLGIVIGITSVVSISAIGEGAKRYVLKDISAIGSNTIDIYSGTSFGDKRAASIETLVPADVTALNQLYYVDSATPVVGRSMLLRYRNIDLDAQINGVSDQYFQVRGIKLEAGITFSENDARRQAQVVVIDYNTRHRLFAEGVDPLGQVILIGNLPCTVIGVAAQNKNLFASGKTLNVWVPYETAAGRLLGQRFLDSISVRMKDGQSSKVVEEHVNQLMLQRHGIKDFYTNNLDSVMQTVQKTSRSLALLLSLIAVISLVVGGIGVMNIMLVSVTERTREIGIRMAVGARQSDIRQQFLVEAVMVCLLGGAIGISLSYAIGHLFSVFIKEWEMVFSLASVITAVICSTLIGIVFGFVPARNASRLDPIEALARD, via the coding sequence ATGACGCAACCGCTGCTGCAACTGACCGGCATCACCCGCAGTTTCACCGCTGGCGATCGCGAGTTTCTGGCGCTGAAGAACATCAACCTGACGATCGAAGCCGGAGAAATGGTGGCGATTATCGGCGCGTCCGGCTCCGGCAAATCGACCTTGATGAACATCCTCGGTTGTCTCGATTACGCCACCGCCGGCAGCTACAAGATCAACGGGCAGGAGACCCGCGACCTCGACGATCAGGCGCTGGCCGAGCTGCGCCGCGATTACTTCGGCTTCATCTTCCAGCGCTATCACTTGCTGCCGCACCTGAGCGCGATGCACAACGTCGAGATGCCGGCGATCTACGCCGGCACGCCAGCGCCGCAGCGTCACGCCCGGGCCCGGGAGTTGCTGGCGCGGCTGGGGCTGGAGGGGCACCTGACCCACCGTCCGAGCCAGCTCTCCGGCGGGCAACAACAACGGGTGAGTATCGCCCGGGCCTTGATGAACGGCGGTGAAGTGATCCTTGCCGACGAGCCCACCGGCGCCCTCGACACCGCCAGCGGCAAGGAAGTAATGCGCATCCTGCTGGAGCTGCACGCGGCCGGGCACACGGTGATTCTGGTGACCCACGACCCGAAAGTCGCGGCCAACGCCGAACGCATCATCGAAGTCAGCGACGGTGAAATCCTCAGCGACCACCTCAACGTGCGCGACTGCGGGCAACTGTCGAGCGAAGAGGACGTCGCGCCGAAACCACCGGCGACCCGCCGGCTGGTGGCCAGCCTGGGTTTGTTCAAAGAGGCGTTCAATATGGCCTGGGTGGCACTGGTGTCGCACCGCATGCGCACCTTGCTGACCATGCTCGGGATCGTCATCGGCATCACCTCGGTGGTGTCGATCTCGGCGATCGGCGAGGGCGCCAAACGCTACGTGCTCAAGGACATTTCGGCGATCGGCAGCAACACCATCGATATCTATTCCGGCACCAGTTTCGGCGACAAGCGCGCGGCCTCGATCGAGACGCTGGTGCCGGCGGACGTCACCGCGCTGAATCAGCTGTATTACGTCGACAGCGCCACCCCGGTGGTCGGCCGCAGCATGCTGCTGCGTTATCGCAACATCGACCTTGATGCGCAGATCAACGGTGTCAGCGACCAGTATTTTCAGGTGCGCGGGATCAAGCTGGAGGCGGGCATCACCTTCAGCGAAAACGACGCCCGGCGTCAGGCGCAGGTGGTGGTGATCGACTACAACACCCGACATCGGTTGTTTGCCGAGGGCGTTGATCCGCTGGGCCAGGTAATCCTGATCGGCAACCTGCCGTGCACGGTGATCGGGGTCGCGGCGCAGAACAAGAACCTGTTTGCCTCGGGCAAGACCCTCAACGTCTGGGTGCCTTACGAAACCGCCGCCGGCCGTCTGCTGGGCCAGCGTTTCCTCGACAGCATCAGCGTGCGGATGAAGGACGGTCAGTCGAGCAAAGTGGTGGAGGAACACGTCAACCAGTTGATGCTGCAGCGCCATGGCATCAAGGACTTCTATACCAACAACCTCGACAGCGTGATGCAGACCGTGCAGAAAACCAGTCGTTCGCTGGCGCTGCTGCTGTCGTTGATCGCGGTGATTTCGCTGGTGGTCGGCGGCATCGGGGTGATGAACATCATGCTGGTGTCGGTCACCGAGCGCACGCGGGAGATCGGCATTCGCATGGCGGTCGGCGCGCGTCAGTCGGACATTCGTCAGCAGTTTCTGGTGGAGGCGGTGATGGTTTGCCTGCTCGGCGGGGCGATCGGCATTTCCTTGTCGTATGCCATCGGGCACCTGTTCTCGGTGTTCATCAAGGAATGGGAAATGGTCTTCTCGCTGGCCTCGGTGATCACCGCGGTGATCTGCTCAACCCTGATCGGTATCGTTTTCGGCTTCGTGCCGGCGCGCAACGCGTCGCGCCTGGATCCGATCGAGGCGCTGGCGCGGGACTGA
- the macA gene encoding macrolide transporter subunit MacA, with product MEKSKLRKVGMGLALAAVAGLVLYTVQAPAEAPKYQTAPVERTDIENTVLATGLLEGIKQVDVGAQVSGQLKSLKVKVGDKVKKGQWLAEIDPLVLQNTLRQAQVDEENLQAQKRATQAQLRQTKAIYERYQNLQEDASISRQDFETAQSDYEVQQANLLSLDAQIKSAHIQIDTAKVNLAYTRIVAPIDGDVVGIVTQEGQTVIANQLAPILLKLADLDTMTIKAQVSEADVIHIAPGQAVYFTILGEDKRYYGKLRGTEPAPQNFLETPPAGTPKQNSAVFYNALFEVPNPDHRLRISMTAQVRIVLDTAQSVLTVPVAALGPRNADGSFTVRVLDGKGQAQSRNVQTGINNNVKVQINQGLSEGDRVVIGDPLPAVAGA from the coding sequence ATGGAAAAGTCGAAGTTGCGCAAAGTCGGTATGGGGTTGGCGTTGGCGGCGGTGGCCGGGTTGGTGCTGTACACGGTGCAGGCACCCGCCGAAGCACCGAAATACCAGACCGCGCCGGTCGAGCGCACGGACATCGAAAACACCGTGCTCGCCACCGGTTTGCTGGAGGGCATCAAGCAGGTGGACGTCGGCGCGCAGGTGTCGGGGCAGTTGAAGTCGCTCAAGGTCAAGGTCGGCGACAAGGTGAAGAAGGGCCAGTGGCTGGCGGAAATTGACCCGCTGGTGCTGCAGAACACCCTGCGCCAGGCCCAGGTCGATGAGGAAAACCTGCAGGCGCAAAAGCGCGCGACGCAGGCTCAGCTCAGACAGACCAAGGCGATTTACGAGCGTTATCAGAACCTGCAGGAAGACGCGTCGATCTCGCGTCAGGATTTCGAAACCGCGCAATCGGACTACGAAGTGCAACAGGCCAATCTGTTGTCGCTGGATGCGCAGATCAAGAGCGCACACATCCAGATCGACACCGCCAAGGTCAACCTCGCGTATACGCGGATCGTTGCGCCGATCGATGGCGACGTGGTCGGCATTGTCACTCAGGAAGGCCAGACCGTGATCGCTAACCAGTTGGCGCCGATCCTGCTGAAACTGGCGGACCTGGACACCATGACCATCAAGGCCCAGGTGTCGGAAGCCGATGTGATTCACATCGCGCCGGGGCAGGCGGTGTATTTCACCATTCTCGGCGAGGACAAACGCTATTACGGCAAGCTGCGCGGCACTGAACCGGCACCGCAGAACTTCCTCGAAACGCCACCCGCCGGTACGCCGAAACAAAACAGTGCGGTGTTCTACAACGCGCTGTTTGAGGTGCCCAACCCCGACCACCGCTTGCGCATCTCGATGACTGCGCAGGTGCGCATCGTCCTCGACACCGCGCAATCGGTGCTGACCGTGCCGGTGGCGGCGCTCGGGCCGCGCAACGCCGACGGCAGCTTTACGGTGCGGGTCCTGGACGGCAAGGGCCAGGCGCAGTCGCGCAACGTGCAGACCGGGATCAACAACAACGTCAAGGTGCAGATCAATCAGGGCCTGAGTGAAGGCGACCGCGTGGTGATCGGCGATCCGTTGCCCGCCGTGGCGGGGGCTTGA